Within Metabacillus sp. KUDC1714, the genomic segment TATTTAGGCTTGAGTGCAAAGGCTTCTTCCTCAAAAAAATCAATCTGATTCTCATCAGTCGGTGTAAGCAATTCTGCATGCTCAATAGCAACATCTAAGCTGGCTAGCAAGGTTGCTCTCTCCACTCCAAAATCATCCATAGCTCCTGAAAAAATTAACTGTTCCATTATCCGACGATTAATAATCTTCATTGATACCCTTATGCAAAAATCAAATAAGTCTGTAAATGGTTTCTTTTTGCGGGCATGGAATATTTCTTTTATCGCTGCAATCCCAACATTTTTTATTGCAGTTAAGCTATATCGAATATTACCATTCTCAACTAAGAATGGGTATGCACTATAATTTACAGAAGGAGGTAAAATTGTAACTCCCTTCTGTTTTGCTTCACGTATATACTGTGAAACCTTATCGTCATTTCCACTCGCACTTGTCAATAGAGCCGTCATAAAATAAAGTGGGTAATTCGCCTTAAGATATGCTAATTGATAAGCAATCATGCTGTATGCCACTGCATGACTTCGATTAAAGCCATAATCGGCGAATTTCACAATTAAATCATAAACATTATTTGCAACTTGTTCATTATAACCATTAGACTTACAACCCTTCACGAAATGCTCCCGCTCTTTATCAAGTACATCTTTCTTCTTCTTACCTACAGCTCTTCTTAATAAATCAGCTTCACCTAAAGTAAATCCAGCAATAGTCGAGGCAATTTCAATGATTTGTTCTTGATAAACAATGACTCCATAGGTCGAATGTAAGATGGGCTCAAGCGCAGGGTGGAGGTAATGCACAGAGCTTTTCTGATGTTTTCTTTCAATATAGAGAGGGATATTTTCCATTGGGCCCGGACGATACAATGCATTAACTGCAACGATATCTTCAAGGCTTGTTGGTTTAAGTCGTTTTAAAACACTTCTCATACCTTCAGACTCTAACTGAAATACACCTGTTGTATCCCCACTTGAAAGTAGAGAAAATGTTTTTTCGTCCTGATAAGATATTTTCGGTAAGTTAACAGAATATCCTTCTTCACGCTGGATTAATTTTGTTATATTTTCTATCAATGATAAATTCCTTAGACCTAAAAAGTCCATTTTCAATAAGCCTAGATCCTCTAAATAATCCATTGAAAACTGAGTTAAATATACTTCATGCTGCCCATTTTGAATCGGGACAATATTAGTTAAAGGTTGGTCACTTAGAACAACACCTGCTGCATGTGTTGACGCGTGTCTTGGAAGCCCTTCTATTTTTAATGCTGTATCGATTATCTTTTTATATAACTCATTTTCACGAATCATTTTTTGTAAAACATGCGATTCTGTTATGGCTTTTGTAAGAGTAATACCAGGACGTGTTGGAATTTGTTTAGAAAGTAATTCGGTTTCCTTCGGTGAAGCTCCCATTACTCTACCAATATCACGGATTGCAGCTTTTGCAGCCAAAGTTCCAAACGTGATAATTTGCGCTACATGAATTTTCCCATATTTGTTCGCAACATAATGAATGACTTCATCTCGTCTTGTATCTGGAAAATCAATATCAATATCAGGCATTGTAATTCGTTCTGGATTTAAAAAACGTTCAAAAAGGAGGCGGTGTTTAATCGGATCAACATCGGTAATTTTTAACACATAAGAAACTAGTGATCCTGCTGCCGATCCACGCCCCGGACCCGTAAGAATGCTATTTTCATGTGCATATTTCATAAAATCCCAAACAATTAAAAAATAATCGCTAAAATTCATCTTCTTTATGACACTTAGTTCATATGTAAGTCTATCTAGATAGCTTTTCTTAGGTTCCTCAAAACGGTCTTTTAATCCTTCCATACAAAGTTGTTCTAAATATTCATTCGCACTTTCACTGTTTGGTGTTGGGAATTTTGGTAAATGTGTAACTCCAAGTTCAAGATCAACTTGACACCGCTCCGCTATTAACAAAGTATTTTCTAACGCATCAGGATATTGATCAAATAGTGAGACCATGTCCTCCTGCGATTTTAAATAATATTCATTCGGTGTGTGTAAATCAATGTGCTCATCTGAAAGCTTATCACCGTTTTTTATTGCTGATAAACATTTATAAGCCATATAGTCGTCTTGCTCTAGGTAGGCAACATTATTAGTTGCAACAACGGGTACCTTCGTTTCTTCGCTCAAAGAGACTAGTTCGGTTAATAAATGCTTTTCCTGCTCTAACAAGTGATTTTGGAGCCCCAGATAAAAAGATTTTTGACCAAATATAGTTTCATATTTTTTCGTTAGCTCTTTTGCTTTTACACGATTTCCTTCTAATAAATTTTTCTCAATGATTCCGTCCATTCCTGGGCTAATGGCGATTAGACCCTGACTATAGCTCTTAAGCCACCTTTCAGGTAATCCTTCAGGAGTTTTCGTCTGCAGTGCACTACTAATCTTTAATAAATTTCGATATCCATTATTATTTTCTGCTAATAAAATAAGTGAGGTAGACTCTCCCTCTCCTTGTTCATCTAGAATGTTTATTGTTAAACCGATAATTGGCTTAATACCATGTTGTTTGCATAGCTTATAAAACGCAACAGTACCATACATGACTTGATCATCGGTTAATGCCAATGCTTTAAATTTAAGTGTTTTCGCTTTATTTACAAGCCTGTCCAACCTTGCAGCACTCGTTAACAGGCTGTATGCACTTTTTACTTGTAGATGTACGAAAGGCAAACAAATTCCTCCTTTCTTGAACTAATTTATGTAAATTTCTATTATTTAAATTCACTAATGTATATCCTTCATTATATTCCGAGATTATTTTCGATACAAATAGAAAGATACATGCTCTGTTCATAAGATGTATAAAGCTAATCTATTTTCTATTTTACATGTAAAACAAAACATACTTAAAAAGGGTCGTCCATATACATTATATAGAGGAGGATGATGTTTATGGACAACGAAGCCTTTATACCGGCTTTTATTCATAGCTATTTTATTGCATTAGGGGTTATTTTAGGTGGTACACTTATAGGTGCAATTGGAGCTTTCTTGGCAGGTGAGCCTCCTTTAACGAAAATGTTTGAGTTTGCAAATCGCTTAAAAATATGGGCACTTGTTGCTGCAATAGGTGGAACATTTGATGCTTTCTACAGTTTTGAACGTGGTATTTTCCAAGGAGAAACAAGAGACATCATAAAACAAGTATTACTAATTATTTCTGGAATGGGTGGAGCACAAACAGGCTGGCTTCTAATTCATTGGTTAACACAGGAGCATATTTCATGAGAATTCCACCACATTATCAACAACCTTCATGGCAGCGTTTTTTTGCCGGTGCAGCGATTGGGGCAATTATTAGCTGGGGCGTTTTTTTATTTATCTTTGGAGTGATCCAAGAAAAGCATAAGACCATTATCGATGAACAAGAGTTAACTATTCAAAAGTTAAGAAAAGACAAAGAAATTTATCAAGAAGAATATATAAAATTAAATAAAGAAGCGCAACAAAAAATTACTGTTCAAGAAATAAATATCCATCTAACAAACGGTGACAAATATCTTTTTAAGGATTTTATGATAAAAAATATAGAGGATGAGGTAGAAAAAGATTTATCTGATTTAATTGCAAAAGATATCGAGAGCGTTTCTTCAAGTCATTTATTAATCGAAAGAACGATTGAGAATAAGGTTTTTAAGAGAGATGGAAAAGAATATAAACTTGAGATGACAAAATTCATGTT encodes:
- a CDS encoding YtrH family sporulation protein, which produces MDNEAFIPAFIHSYFIALGVILGGTLIGAIGAFLAGEPPLTKMFEFANRLKIWALVAAIGGTFDAFYSFERGIFQGETRDIIKQVLLIISGMGGAQTGWLLIHWLTQEHIS
- the dnaE gene encoding DNA polymerase III subunit alpha; the protein is MPFVHLQVKSAYSLLTSAARLDRLVNKAKTLKFKALALTDDQVMYGTVAFYKLCKQHGIKPIIGLTINILDEQGEGESTSLILLAENNNGYRNLLKISSALQTKTPEGLPERWLKSYSQGLIAISPGMDGIIEKNLLEGNRVKAKELTKKYETIFGQKSFYLGLQNHLLEQEKHLLTELVSLSEETKVPVVATNNVAYLEQDDYMAYKCLSAIKNGDKLSDEHIDLHTPNEYYLKSQEDMVSLFDQYPDALENTLLIAERCQVDLELGVTHLPKFPTPNSESANEYLEQLCMEGLKDRFEEPKKSYLDRLTYELSVIKKMNFSDYFLIVWDFMKYAHENSILTGPGRGSAAGSLVSYVLKITDVDPIKHRLLFERFLNPERITMPDIDIDFPDTRRDEVIHYVANKYGKIHVAQIITFGTLAAKAAIRDIGRVMGASPKETELLSKQIPTRPGITLTKAITESHVLQKMIRENELYKKIIDTALKIEGLPRHASTHAAGVVLSDQPLTNIVPIQNGQHEVYLTQFSMDYLEDLGLLKMDFLGLRNLSLIENITKLIQREEGYSVNLPKISYQDEKTFSLLSSGDTTGVFQLESEGMRSVLKRLKPTSLEDIVAVNALYRPGPMENIPLYIERKHQKSSVHYLHPALEPILHSTYGVIVYQEQIIEIASTIAGFTLGEADLLRRAVGKKKKDVLDKEREHFVKGCKSNGYNEQVANNVYDLIVKFADYGFNRSHAVAYSMIAYQLAYLKANYPLYFMTALLTSASGNDDKVSQYIREAKQKGVTILPPSVNYSAYPFLVENGNIRYSLTAIKNVGIAAIKEIFHARKKKPFTDLFDFCIRVSMKIINRRIMEQLIFSGAMDDFGVERATLLASLDVAIEHAELLTPTDENQIDFFEEEAFALKPKYIEVEPFKIEEKLKFEKETLGFYFSSHPVELYREKFQSVNASNISDMGLKIDKKAMIGAMIVSIRTIRTKKGDVMAFLVIADETGDIDAVMFPQIYTKFSEKISIGDTFLLDGKVERRQDKVQFIIQKVVSPEELSSLDDKSKLFIKIERQSMEPKRLFEVKNYLKEFSGDTPVFLYYESEKRTVQLPSEFFISPTEECMDALIKLLGKENVVLRNHQ
- the ytrI gene encoding sporulation membrane protein YtrI, which translates into the protein MRIPPHYQQPSWQRFFAGAAIGAIISWGVFLFIFGVIQEKHKTIIDEQELTIQKLRKDKEIYQEEYIKLNKEAQQKITVQEINIHLTNGDKYLFKDFMIKNIEDEVEKDLSDLIAKDIESVSSSHLLIERTIENKVFKRDGKEYKLEMTKFMLLTTIYIEVEISFLE